Proteins from a genomic interval of Paenibacillus sp. RC334:
- the spoVAE gene encoding stage V sporulation protein AE codes for MIYLWAFLVGGAICVVGQLMMDVIKMTPAHTMSTLVVAGAIADAVGIYDPLIKFAGAGATIPITSFGNSLVHGALTELEKDGWLGVITGIFSVTSAGISSAIIFSFLAALVVRPKG; via the coding sequence ATGATATATCTATGGGCTTTTTTAGTCGGTGGTGCCATTTGTGTCGTGGGTCAGTTGATGATGGATGTCATTAAAATGACCCCGGCACATACGATGAGTACGTTGGTGGTAGCAGGTGCAATTGCTGATGCCGTTGGGATATACGATCCGCTTATCAAATTTGCCGGAGCGGGTGCGACGATTCCAATTACCAGTTTTGGTAACTCACTCGTACACGGCGCATTAACCGAATTGGAAAAGGACGGATGGCTTGGTGTCATTACAGGGATTTTTAGTGTGACAAGTGCAGGGATTTCCTCGGCGATTATATTCTCTTTTTTGGCAGCCCTGGTTGTACGTCCAAAAGGATAA
- the spoVAD gene encoding stage V sporulation protein AD: MRRQGGQTWKFESRPRIVGSATVVGPDEGEGPLSTDFDYIYDNLEINEKTWEKAERRLFEHSTELALINANLNKEEVQFFISGDLMNQIISSSFSARKLAIPYLGVFGACSTSMESLALAALIVDSEAGDYVMAGTTSHNCTVEKQFRYPTEYGAQKPPTAQYTVTGSGTAVVGHAKSGTVVDCATIGRVTDMGIKDPFNMGGAMAPAAADTLLSHFRDTGRDPGYYDLIVTGDLASVGLPITKELLKKQNIDVSQTEFNDCGLLIYDLNKQKQVIAGGSGAGCSAVVTYGHLLKRLEKGELQKVLVVATGALLSPLSTQQGESIPCIAHAVAFEAGGKV, translated from the coding sequence ATGAGAAGACAGGGAGGACAAACCTGGAAGTTTGAATCCAGACCGCGCATCGTTGGAAGTGCAACCGTTGTTGGCCCGGATGAAGGAGAGGGGCCGCTGTCCACGGATTTTGACTACATTTATGACAATCTCGAAATTAACGAAAAAACATGGGAAAAAGCGGAACGCAGATTGTTCGAGCACTCTACTGAGCTAGCGTTAATTAATGCCAATTTGAACAAAGAGGAAGTACAGTTTTTTATCAGTGGTGATCTGATGAATCAAATTATCAGTAGCTCCTTTTCAGCGCGCAAGCTCGCGATTCCTTATTTGGGTGTTTTCGGAGCCTGCTCTACGTCGATGGAAAGTCTGGCCTTAGCCGCGCTTATTGTGGATTCAGAGGCGGGCGACTATGTAATGGCGGGTACGACGAGCCATAACTGTACTGTGGAAAAGCAGTTCCGATATCCTACGGAATACGGAGCACAGAAGCCTCCAACGGCCCAGTATACCGTCACCGGCTCAGGCACCGCAGTTGTGGGACATGCCAAGTCAGGTACGGTGGTAGATTGCGCTACCATTGGACGTGTTACGGATATGGGGATTAAAGACCCATTTAACATGGGAGGGGCGATGGCTCCGGCGGCGGCAGATACCTTGTTGTCCCATTTTCGAGATACAGGCCGGGACCCTGGTTATTATGATCTTATTGTAACGGGGGATTTGGCCTCAGTAGGCTTGCCGATTACCAAGGAGCTGCTTAAAAAGCAAAATATTGATGTGAGTCAGACGGAATTTAACGATTGCGGTTTACTTATTTATGACCTGAACAAACAAAAGCAAGTCATTGCAGGCGGCAGTGGTGCCGGATGCTCGGCTGTTGTAACCTACGGGCATTTGTTAAAACGGCTCGAAAAGGGAGAACTTCAGAAGGTACTGGTCGTGGCGACCGGGGCATTGCTGTCTCCTTTGTCGACACAGCAAGGAGAAAGCATTCCATGCATTGCACATGCTGTAGCTTTCGAAGCGGGAGGAAAAGTATGA
- the spoVAC gene encoding stage V sporulation protein AC, with product MPAKSGQRGFRTNTPPLSINEKDYQSISKKHEPSTNVFANCVRAFLVGGGICVIGQAIQEAFMAGMHISAKEAAPPTSSMMILLAVILTCFGVYDKFAQWAGAGTAVPITGFANSMCSAALEHRSEGLVLGVGANMFKLAGSVIVFGVVAAFVVGVIYAFLGVGGNHL from the coding sequence ATGCCAGCTAAATCTGGCCAACGCGGTTTTCGTACCAATACGCCGCCGTTGTCCATAAATGAAAAGGACTACCAGAGTATTTCCAAAAAGCACGAGCCGTCTACAAACGTTTTTGCCAACTGTGTGCGGGCTTTTCTGGTTGGAGGCGGCATCTGTGTGATTGGTCAGGCAATTCAGGAAGCCTTCATGGCAGGGATGCACATTTCGGCCAAGGAGGCGGCACCGCCGACCTCATCCATGATGATCCTGCTGGCAGTCATATTGACCTGCTTCGGGGTGTACGACAAGTTTGCCCAATGGGCGGGAGCAGGAACCGCTGTACCGATTACAGGCTTTGCCAACTCGATGTGTTCGGCTGCACTGGAGCATCGTTCTGAGGGGCTGGTGCTCGGTGTAGGCGCGAATATGTTCAAGCTGGCAGGGTCGGTTATCGTATTCGGGGTGGTGGCAGCGTTCGTTGTAGGTGTCATCTACGCCTTTCTTGGAGTAGGGGGTAACCATCTATGA
- a CDS encoding M42 family metallopeptidase, which yields MESKTLELFKTLTEFPSIPGHERELRAWVKERISGYTDEIVQDRLGSLFGVLRGEENGPRVMVAGHLDEVGFIVNGITENGMIRFQPVGGWWSQAIMSQRLQVLTPNGPIIGVVGSVSPHLLDESQRSKPMDIKHMYLDIGVDSRQEAQELGIVPGTAIAPICDFTPLANPKKIMAKAWDNRYGVGLAIELLEALHKEKDKLPNTLYAGATVQEEVGLRGARTAANLIQPDVFFALDCSAANDMGGDPNAYGHLGKGALLRVFDPGMITHRGIVEYVQDMAETHKIKYQYFISTGGTDAGQVHLSGIGVPSTVIGICGRYIHTSSSIIHTDDYDAAKELIVKLVQNLDRTTLNTIIERA from the coding sequence ATGGAATCAAAAACATTAGAACTGTTTAAAACCTTAACGGAGTTTCCTTCCATTCCGGGGCATGAGCGAGAGCTGCGGGCATGGGTTAAAGAACGGATATCCGGTTATACGGACGAAATCGTGCAAGATCGTTTGGGTAGCCTTTTCGGCGTGCTGCGCGGTGAAGAGAACGGACCGCGTGTGATGGTTGCGGGCCATCTGGATGAAGTCGGATTTATCGTCAATGGCATTACGGAAAATGGTATGATCCGCTTTCAGCCCGTTGGAGGCTGGTGGAGTCAGGCCATCATGTCACAACGTCTTCAGGTGCTGACTCCGAATGGGCCGATTATTGGTGTCGTTGGCTCAGTATCGCCCCATTTGCTGGATGAATCACAACGTAGCAAGCCCATGGACATCAAGCATATGTATCTGGATATCGGCGTGGACAGCCGTCAGGAAGCGCAAGAGCTGGGTATCGTGCCGGGAACAGCCATTGCGCCGATTTGTGATTTTACTCCACTGGCGAATCCGAAAAAAATCATGGCTAAAGCGTGGGATAACCGCTATGGTGTAGGCTTGGCTATTGAACTGCTTGAAGCGTTACATAAGGAAAAGGACAAACTGCCTAATACGCTGTATGCGGGAGCTACCGTTCAGGAGGAAGTGGGATTGCGCGGCGCACGCACGGCAGCCAACCTGATTCAACCGGACGTTTTCTTTGCACTGGATTGCAGTGCGGCCAACGATATGGGTGGTGATCCGAACGCTTACGGGCATTTGGGTAAAGGCGCGCTGCTACGGGTATTTGATCCGGGTATGATTACACATCGCGGGATTGTGGAATACGTGCAGGATATGGCGGAAACGCACAAGATCAAGTATCAATATTTCATCTCCACAGGTGGGACCGATGCAGGTCAGGTTCATTTAAGCGGAATTGGAGTGCCCTCCACCGTCATTGGCATTTGCGGACGATACATCCACACTTCCTCGTCCATTATTCACACCGACGATTACGATGCAGCCAAAGAACTGATCGTCAAGCTGGTACAAAACCTGGATCGTACGACACTGAATACGATTATTGAACGAGCTTAA
- a CDS encoding metal-dependent hydrolase has translation MMGRAHLIIGTGVSLSVLALNGYEVTPAAVAAAVVGSLLPDIDEPNSMLVSRALPTKMLRLVQLLMIGAAGWVFFTRMAPPPWNLVLALLMISASFMPSRSMRKVIIFLIGVGLAWYGEAYAPWNYIAGCLLIICTLVPHRGLTHTVYGTVAWTALLYGTTRLHGDSIWLAGGLAYLLHLLADSLTNNGIKPLPPLKWKLRFKLMSTGTRKGAQVENICIALTAVLVIIALLRYKHLI, from the coding sequence ATGATGGGAAGAGCCCATTTGATTATTGGAACCGGGGTCTCCCTGTCGGTATTAGCCTTGAACGGATACGAAGTGACTCCGGCTGCCGTGGCTGCCGCTGTAGTCGGTTCACTGTTGCCGGATATTGACGAGCCTAACTCCATGCTCGTGAGTCGTGCGTTGCCTACCAAAATGCTCAGACTCGTACAGCTTTTGATGATTGGGGCTGCGGGCTGGGTATTTTTCACCCGTATGGCTCCACCGCCGTGGAATCTTGTTCTGGCTTTACTGATGATCAGCGCTTCCTTTATGCCTTCACGATCGATGCGAAAGGTTATTATCTTTTTGATTGGGGTTGGCTTAGCCTGGTATGGGGAAGCATATGCGCCATGGAATTACATTGCCGGGTGCCTGCTGATTATCTGTACGCTTGTCCCTCACCGGGGATTGACGCATACGGTGTACGGAACAGTCGCATGGACTGCGTTGCTGTACGGTACAACCCGTCTGCACGGTGACAGCATATGGCTGGCTGGTGGTTTGGCGTATCTGCTGCATTTGTTGGCAGATTCCTTGACGAATAACGGAATTAAACCTTTGCCACCGCTCAAATGGAAGCTGCGATTTAAGCTGATGAGTACCGGAACGCGCAAAGGGGCGCAGGTGGAGAACATCTGCATTGCCTTGACGGCTGTACTTGTTATTATCGCTTTACTTCGTTATAAGCATTTGATATGA
- a CDS encoding iron-containing alcohol dehydrogenase: MGRNIFYVPPVNLMGIGCLRDLGPMLQEKGFMKALIVTDKWLRRNGITDRVIAVLEQHGVPYIVYDGVQPNPTCDNVHEGVKVFQDNGCDVLVSVGGGSPQDAAKAIGIIVTNGGHISEYEGVHKSKRPSVPIVAVNTTAGTSSEVTINYVITDEKRKVKMVMVDKNSLASISVNDPELMVGKPAELTAATGMDALTHAIEALVTPGAYPVTDATALAAVELIFRYLPDAVENGQNIEAREKLVYAVFLGGLAFNNAGLGYVHAMAHQLGGVYDLPHGVCNAMLLPYVQEANAQHVPRKFRPIAQAIGFSVRGRTDEECAEFVVDAIRGLAQEVGIPKRLSELGVTDPDLNLLADNAMKDACAPSNPFQPTKEEVIALFQKIL; the protein is encoded by the coding sequence ATGGGGAGGAACATCTTTTATGTACCGCCAGTGAATTTGATGGGGATTGGATGTCTTAGAGATCTGGGACCGATGTTGCAAGAGAAAGGATTTATGAAAGCGCTTATCGTGACGGATAAATGGCTGCGTCGAAATGGGATTACCGACCGGGTTATTGCTGTTTTGGAGCAGCATGGAGTTCCATATATCGTGTATGATGGTGTGCAACCTAACCCTACCTGTGACAATGTTCACGAAGGAGTCAAGGTGTTTCAGGATAACGGATGTGATGTTCTCGTCTCGGTAGGTGGTGGGTCACCTCAGGATGCGGCCAAAGCCATTGGCATCATTGTCACCAATGGAGGACATATTTCAGAATATGAAGGCGTTCACAAATCCAAACGCCCGTCCGTTCCTATTGTGGCAGTGAATACAACGGCGGGTACCTCCAGCGAGGTCACCATTAACTATGTCATTACTGATGAGAAGCGTAAGGTCAAAATGGTCATGGTTGATAAAAACAGTCTGGCTTCCATCTCTGTAAATGACCCCGAATTAATGGTGGGTAAGCCAGCCGAATTAACTGCTGCGACAGGTATGGATGCGCTTACTCATGCGATTGAGGCGCTGGTTACCCCGGGAGCTTATCCGGTCACCGATGCCACTGCCCTGGCTGCTGTCGAACTGATATTCCGTTATTTGCCTGATGCTGTGGAGAACGGTCAAAATATTGAGGCTCGGGAAAAGCTTGTGTATGCTGTTTTTCTGGGAGGGCTGGCCTTCAACAATGCGGGGTTGGGATATGTGCATGCGATGGCTCATCAGCTTGGAGGTGTGTATGATCTTCCACATGGGGTGTGTAATGCGATGCTACTGCCCTATGTACAGGAGGCCAATGCGCAGCATGTTCCTCGTAAATTCAGACCTATCGCTCAAGCGATTGGATTCTCGGTCAGAGGGCGAACGGATGAGGAGTGTGCTGAATTTGTCGTGGATGCCATCCGTGGGTTGGCACAGGAGGTCGGAATTCCGAAACGCTTGTCTGAGTTGGGAGTAACGGACCCGGACCTGAATCTGTTAGCCGACAATGCGATGAAGGATGCGTGTGCGCCCAGTAATCCGTTTCAGCCAACCAAAGAGGAAGTTATCGCACTGTTCCAAAAAATACTCTAA
- a CDS encoding expansin EXLX1 family cellulose-binding protein yields the protein MQKSSAIRKFKTIGLASLLSLVLFALPASAAWNDTYTGYATYTGSGYSGGALLLDPIPSDAKITALNRTQLNYNGIKAALAGAYLEVQGPKGKTTVYVTDIYPEGPSGALDLSPNAFNQIGNQIDGKINISWKVVKAPVTGNVSYRIKEGSSRWWAAIQVRNHKYPVLKLEVQQNGQWLNLEKQDYNHFLGTNLGNQPLKIRITDIRGVVLNDTLPALAENGTGDAYIVKGNVQFPD from the coding sequence ATGCAAAAGAGTTCTGCGATTCGCAAGTTCAAAACGATTGGTCTGGCATCATTGCTAAGTCTTGTTTTGTTCGCTCTCCCCGCTTCTGCTGCTTGGAATGATACATACACGGGGTACGCTACCTATACCGGATCTGGCTACTCTGGAGGAGCACTGCTGCTTGATCCAATCCCTTCCGATGCAAAAATTACGGCTCTTAACCGCACACAACTGAATTATAATGGAATCAAAGCCGCATTGGCAGGAGCATATCTGGAAGTCCAAGGCCCCAAAGGGAAAACAACAGTCTATGTAACCGATATTTATCCTGAAGGCCCAAGTGGTGCGCTTGACCTGTCCCCGAATGCTTTTAACCAAATTGGCAATCAAATTGATGGAAAAATCAATATCTCATGGAAAGTCGTCAAAGCCCCAGTTACTGGAAACGTCTCCTACCGCATTAAAGAAGGCAGCAGCCGGTGGTGGGCAGCTATTCAGGTACGCAATCATAAATATCCTGTCTTGAAACTGGAAGTCCAACAGAACGGACAGTGGCTCAACCTTGAAAAACAGGACTATAACCACTTTCTGGGTACAAACTTAGGGAACCAGCCTCTTAAAATCCGGATTACAGACATTCGCGGTGTGGTGCTGAACGATACCCTCCCGGCCCTAGCAGAAAATGGCACGGGCGATGCCTATATTGTCAAAGGTAATGTGCAATTCCCTGACTGA
- a CDS encoding AraC family transcriptional regulator, whose product MSNFKKHHKLHSKLLISITLCITLTLLVSTTVYYFYYIRVEKEQAFEANHSSLALRSREVINMTSIAQSLAFQMYRSSTLSKLLYYPKPNVYDVTAAMSELNNYLNSMPYIESIYVYNPKSDTFYIASSRGQNGLYSKSELVDTDIIRVLDHYQDYKPFTPIPRTYPLLSASDSVAGADQASTDIAAYTYLCYDAINSNEAMNSAVIVNVSATWMNKEMATNPASGGTAYILDDQGRLLSGATLADEALNEKEQLWLHTRVKKQETGYFVEDFHSKRSLISYTSQDGLGWQYISVTPYESVVKMASVIRNAMLFIAAVIALAGFVASWLLSRMLYTPIGQIVVHMNSLESEKRNSMYTIRQNILQNIIRGVQLLPAGEEPERLLELGITFQFDKDYRLVLLRIDEYVRWQSERGPDLLPYKFAMMNIASEICGQTYQVEAVDIDEDSVLLLLNILDPAEHTDTVLLETLLRQIREACHEYLKLSVSLTYSAIASQSERLHLLYRQVQEASMHRFFQGHGCIIDAQNTIEAHAQNAYVYASDKEKKLLDTLLSGHTEDAHGMFKDLLMHMEKYSFSVVQVAISRLMMSVNHAIQHMSERNGFAAESIPELPSADQLETALELIEQYQLVFDHVRSNLLEKRNTKQERLVRQINERIEQAYADPDFCLNQIAEELDMSPIYVSRLYKQQTMSTIVDVIQQLRIRKACELLEQTDWSVADVAEQTGFASSSYFHRMFKRSLGVTPTDFRRSKANAQ is encoded by the coding sequence ATGAGCAATTTCAAAAAGCATCACAAGCTTCATAGCAAATTGCTGATCAGTATCACGTTATGTATTACGCTGACGTTGCTGGTATCTACCACGGTGTATTATTTTTATTATATTCGGGTGGAGAAGGAGCAAGCATTCGAAGCCAATCATAGCAGCCTGGCACTGAGAAGCAGAGAGGTCATTAACATGACATCTATCGCCCAATCGTTGGCCTTCCAAATGTACCGCAGCAGCACCCTGTCCAAGTTGTTGTATTACCCCAAACCCAATGTATATGATGTAACCGCTGCCATGTCTGAGCTGAACAATTATCTCAATTCTATGCCGTACATTGAATCCATCTATGTGTATAATCCGAAAAGCGACACCTTCTACATTGCATCCTCACGGGGGCAAAACGGGTTATACAGCAAAAGTGAACTGGTTGATACGGATATTATACGCGTGCTGGATCATTATCAGGATTATAAGCCATTTACCCCTATTCCACGCACCTATCCTTTGCTATCTGCGTCAGACTCCGTTGCCGGAGCAGATCAAGCCAGCACAGACATCGCCGCCTATACGTATTTATGCTACGACGCAATCAACTCGAACGAAGCGATGAATTCGGCTGTGATCGTCAATGTATCTGCGACTTGGATGAACAAGGAAATGGCGACGAATCCGGCATCAGGCGGAACGGCTTATATTTTGGACGATCAAGGCAGACTTTTATCCGGCGCGACACTGGCAGACGAAGCATTGAACGAAAAAGAACAGCTATGGCTGCACACCCGAGTCAAAAAACAGGAAACAGGATATTTTGTAGAAGATTTTCACAGTAAAAGATCACTCATTTCTTATACCTCCCAAGACGGATTGGGTTGGCAGTATATTAGTGTCACCCCATATGAAAGCGTTGTCAAAATGGCGAGTGTTATCCGTAATGCGATGCTGTTCATTGCCGCCGTCATTGCATTGGCAGGGTTCGTGGCCTCCTGGCTGCTGTCCAGAATGCTGTATACCCCCATTGGACAGATCGTTGTCCATATGAATTCACTCGAATCAGAGAAACGAAACAGCATGTATACGATCCGGCAAAACATTTTACAGAATATTATTCGGGGGGTTCAATTGCTTCCTGCTGGAGAGGAACCGGAGCGGTTGCTTGAGCTTGGAATCACATTCCAGTTCGACAAAGACTATCGGCTGGTGCTGCTGCGTATAGATGAATATGTCCGGTGGCAAAGCGAACGCGGTCCTGACCTGCTGCCCTATAAGTTTGCCATGATGAATATTGCTTCTGAAATATGCGGGCAGACGTACCAGGTGGAAGCCGTGGATATCGACGAAGACAGCGTCCTACTGCTGCTCAACATTCTTGATCCTGCGGAGCATACGGATACCGTGCTGCTGGAAACCTTATTGCGCCAAATACGCGAAGCTTGCCATGAGTATTTAAAGCTGAGCGTATCGCTAACCTATAGCGCCATCGCAAGCCAGTCGGAACGGCTGCATCTGTTGTACCGTCAGGTACAGGAAGCGTCCATGCACCGATTTTTTCAAGGGCACGGGTGTATCATTGATGCGCAGAACACAATTGAGGCACATGCTCAAAATGCCTACGTATATGCGTCGGATAAGGAGAAAAAATTGCTCGACACGCTGTTATCTGGTCATACGGAGGATGCTCATGGCATGTTCAAGGACTTGCTGATGCATATGGAAAAATATTCGTTTTCCGTCGTGCAGGTGGCCATATCCCGGCTGATGATGAGTGTGAATCATGCCATTCAGCATATGAGTGAGCGTAATGGATTTGCTGCCGAATCTATACCTGAATTGCCGTCCGCAGATCAGTTGGAGACGGCCCTGGAGCTTATCGAGCAATATCAATTGGTCTTTGATCATGTCCGCTCCAACCTATTGGAAAAACGAAACACGAAACAAGAGCGGCTAGTACGGCAAATTAATGAGCGAATAGAGCAAGCCTATGCTGATCCGGATTTTTGCCTCAACCAGATCGCTGAAGAACTGGATATGTCACCGATCTATGTCAGCAGACTATACAAGCAACAAACCATGTCTACCATCGTAGATGTCATTCAACAGCTACGCATTCGCAAAGCCTGCGAGCTGCTGGAGCAAACCGACTGGTCGGTAGCTGACGTGGCAGAACAAACCGGATTTGCGAGCAGCTCTTATTTTCACCGCATGTTCAAGCGTAGCTTGGGCGTGACGCCCACAGATTTTCGTCGTTCTAAAGCAAATGCGCAATAA
- a CDS encoding extracellular solute-binding protein, protein MTFTKKRKQRMSILIAVMVIMALLAGCGGGGGNSAQKSDGTDDKSQKVQLQFYMLGDAPKDLPAVEAEINKLAEKDLNATVKFNYTTWTDWDQKYKLLLSSGQPIDLIFTADWTQYQAYAKKGAFLPLDDLLPKAAPALQKFVPQEMWDGVKIGGKIYTVPGTYKEYVTNGFVWREDLREKYNLPKPTDIKSYEAYMDGIRQHEPNMKPVSLNSDIKGNLHDRYSELVTKSVGALPYGIGIKYEKPTEVYKYWGSDEQKEELSIYKRWADKGFIPKNVLNVKDTLQDQVTSGKAASIFGDNPTRFNDMVIKLKASHPDWKLDYYPFPLTTGYATPVHPIHNGFAIPKSSPNPARAIAFYEKLVTDKRYNLLTQYGIEGKNYEVKDGYYQMIGTGSTNGFSREGMNSWAWRNPEYMLFDSGFDRVKKIFAELDKIQKPDVFTGFAEDYTTYQAEKAALEQVEKQYLYPLQAGLIDNVDQGLQTFLQKANQAGLEKIQTEYTKQWEAYVKEKNIK, encoded by the coding sequence CATGTCCATCCTGATTGCAGTTATGGTCATCATGGCGCTATTAGCCGGGTGTGGAGGCGGTGGTGGAAACAGCGCACAAAAATCAGATGGAACGGATGACAAATCTCAGAAGGTACAGCTGCAATTTTATATGCTGGGTGATGCTCCGAAGGATCTGCCTGCCGTTGAAGCAGAGATTAATAAATTGGCGGAAAAAGATTTGAATGCCACCGTCAAATTCAACTATACGACGTGGACGGACTGGGATCAGAAGTATAAGCTGCTGCTCTCTTCAGGCCAGCCGATTGATCTGATCTTCACTGCAGATTGGACGCAGTATCAGGCGTATGCCAAGAAAGGTGCATTCCTGCCGCTTGATGATCTGCTGCCGAAGGCCGCACCTGCCTTGCAAAAATTCGTGCCTCAGGAGATGTGGGATGGCGTTAAAATCGGAGGCAAAATCTACACTGTGCCTGGCACATACAAGGAGTATGTAACCAATGGATTTGTATGGCGTGAGGATTTGCGCGAGAAGTACAATCTGCCTAAACCTACGGATATAAAAAGCTACGAGGCTTATATGGATGGTATCCGTCAGCATGAGCCTAATATGAAACCGGTCTCTCTGAACAGCGATATTAAAGGGAACCTGCATGATCGCTATTCCGAATTGGTAACAAAGAGTGTAGGGGCTTTGCCTTATGGCATCGGTATTAAGTATGAAAAACCAACAGAGGTTTATAAATATTGGGGTTCAGATGAGCAAAAAGAAGAGCTGAGCATTTACAAACGCTGGGCCGACAAAGGATTTATTCCTAAAAACGTACTGAACGTAAAAGATACGCTTCAGGATCAGGTGACTTCTGGTAAAGCAGCGAGTATTTTCGGTGACAATCCGACCCGTTTTAATGACATGGTGATTAAGCTCAAAGCGTCTCACCCGGACTGGAAGCTGGATTACTATCCGTTCCCGCTGACGACGGGGTATGCAACTCCAGTGCATCCGATTCATAACGGCTTTGCGATTCCGAAAAGCAGTCCTAACCCTGCACGCGCAATAGCTTTCTATGAAAAGCTTGTCACGGACAAACGCTATAACCTGCTCACGCAATACGGAATTGAAGGCAAAAACTATGAAGTCAAAGACGGTTACTATCAAATGATAGGTACCGGCAGCACGAACGGCTTTTCACGGGAAGGTATGAATAGCTGGGCTTGGCGTAACCCGGAATACATGCTGTTTGATTCAGGCTTTGACCGGGTGAAGAAGATTTTTGCTGAGCTGGATAAAATCCAGAAGCCTGACGTGTTTACCGGTTTTGCAGAGGATTATACGACCTATCAAGCCGAAAAAGCGGCTTTGGAGCAGGTTGAGAAGCAATATCTGTATCCGCTCCAAGCTGGATTGATTGATAATGTGGATCAAGGATTGCAGACCTTCTTGCAAAAGGCAAACCAGGCTGGCCTGGAGAAAATCCAGACGGAATATACCAAGCAATGGGAAGCCTACGTGAAGGAGAAGAACATTAAGTAA